The following are encoded together in the Vespa velutina chromosome 3, iVesVel2.1, whole genome shotgun sequence genome:
- the LOC124947724 gene encoding uncharacterized protein LOC124947724 isoform X1 has translation MAARKLHNRENGNIGRVQQWLQDQSFYTLSTCKSPLTLQFKKLQNQQGGKIYDKDIHRTYKYFLRYLHNNLDFLQEKWLPIVFLYDIAIKPPIRSFSYFNNGSNFSERFSFKVHKIWSLSSCISKRYLKVGKRYVLINTNLMSLEMADSSVEADSVNHIETITSENLDIDFEESQLSEYTSTVNATHSAHITKTDHESYVPATDFKHDNTLTTYSDSRRKTKDLNKITLMDYLVNDSSATSSSMNSQYEYLSGSSIENAKKVILHNDEIAEYENEVLGDPFYESDCGSEGNETSESVPKENDESKEKVLEKLEDEEMHDNCSQAESTCAEKTQHKLTDFTRSSVCSNSNISNHYFIDASSLNDEVEILNINVKEDVQTDKNTGSYMSISADFAHNLSSTTADQFYKFTCPLKVTNLQNECSKIAEFEPEMKVTKYFQPFADIPKITEVNSTLISKDDVNKGTNKESLAVEIKEADSGESTHASPCPDNSSNINNSQDKINVNSDENLLLDITNDESKNPKESTTNFTENTQQPLLIRRNTFELDSNDKLSVLRQEHERRQGNLVFQSAIPQYSGHRVDSDMISNVTTDSTAVPINDVLNNFTSDIQIAATNMQYRTGYLSFDSYEHNIDKKILESNYLLQNSITNSDVIYPAADITNDKVASYSSYAEDDSAHKCSSSLPVTVGCNIENVKPVDVIRKTKRNETAPIISGGVSTSDFTKPMDSPIVQRKTESTPIVSGGSVIMNDTKDRPTRMSSSMTAWIVDMSDCTKNESGSSAKDNSVTNMSQSFSTSECVKNSIRSNNHEKYSSLGFFVNLNNVESKEETLVKENVENKKEPHKTDKAYCEFYIDISNKNDLPKNKKIVKEDTNHKNVEEGDKKNIFSMFIDLGDPQKTTENAQKTMHKRNLSSFSDKRMEAKIDEVATNENSSTLQEDQDLNSIKSIKEKPRRGVFMFIESDSPIVRRRTLSSSRSVLKRHSWNIDKTQSNNDNGQPITKELIIKKEHKRAHSLSVDQRDLKKIQTKQSSSSHSLSDAAGGESTNHKNSNSLQELENNSNNNMDTSTEECLAYDIKDTPPNSHIEIIDKELRASIKHQQYKELGREQQLGDDTKIYEDEYSDMSGWGKTCTESTNGQTRKSETFDISSDSGPSPNSDNRDYELSDLLSRDVETTNHSTNHKHPIIPSTGNKILETHKSLNETIKKIECELEGPEYEKLDTTYNSHTSISKTDENLVSHDVKELQLNKKKPNSKFVRLSDLTETSGHSHTSEYLIAKENRATYRMSSSIPETSWIESKLVMSRTNDSVRTLSRVFSSVMSTSLPSKQKSPLEDLTGDGEAEGIISESDISSMQSSMGRSGAEGSTEETETSSLAGGKPYNRLGEDLLRMFLEEINPDVTIDVAGRRIRAHKCILSSRCQYFAAILSGGWIESAGNVISLQGYSYNAVHFALRHIYSGESNIPDSISIVELATLADMLCLEGLKEVIGYTLKVKYCHLFHKPCQVCAVGVLECMPLAAAYGLDEIYRKSLRWITRHFVRIWPCKAFATLPRELMEKCYLQHIVHMSTDNVLQTMVDCDKLLATLPNVRWAEPVYRMVSNLLETSLKFLADNFAAILNNENFQSLGRDLTWNISRLEDNFLSAAEHLPPEQACKSYSKLHKMLLSTQTDNFQTKMKWGPLFIDFLKKIQARVEKCLVREAAKAARSTTWLKMDLELRRRIQELACLVILPHETSRCQSRHSNFIKESKTSSACSASRNLDLKRVKMAISEHNDKTMKQMSTTQTRKILNKPKSDPVERKMQEDNKPSTSDAPSRPKSWPNKIEVKSRYLEPRTKFVPKENVSVSQDKVVIQRRKITISSSDSSRTSSPATKRVTEKKPIARVKLPVKKDVKALSSDSLTESNMTRPNKKKNVISKSCGITRPESPSFKQKSTEIGLSVDSLAESKNKTSVVKKNVNKMDTSMSTDSLMTEITANPKSNALQKLSPTLGKSINRAQIYDRTKKNILPIQQKNPLTVTRRPPRSLENSTAASRSRAAAISAYHGSPNLRRNLLDAAKTPDISSKSVNNVACRTTNARQVLQSTTMVNSIVKREKKDNSANQQGSDNSSRKSSPKSGTNRPNKPALANKKSSSKVNDEKIKTKCHTEETPKQLTVGSRSGTFLKDEPTILKKTDIKSSQIST, from the exons AATAATGGATCAAATTTCAGTGAAAGGTTTTCTTTTAA AGTACATAAAATATGGTCATTATCAAGTTGTATATCTAAACGATATCTGAAGGTGGGAAAACGCTATGTCTTGATAAATACAAATCTTATGTCATTAGAAATGGCTGATTCTAGTGTAGAAGCTGACTCAGTCAATCATATTGAAACTATAACTTCAGAAAATTTGGATATAGATTTTGAGGAATCACAACTATCAGAGTATACTTCGACTGTTAATGCAACCCATTCAGCTCATATTACAAAAACAGATCATGAAAGCTATGTACCTGCTACTGATTTCAAGCATGATAATACCTTAACTACTTATAGTGATTCGCGTCGTAAGacgaaagatttaaataaaataacattaatggaTTATCTTGTAAATGATAGCAGTGCTACAAGCTCTTCAATGAATAGccaatatgaatatttatcaGGTTCATCAATAGAAAATgctaaaaaagtaatattacatAACGATGAGATTGCAGAGTATGAAAATGAAGTTCTTGGGGATCCATTTTATGAATCAGATTGTGGAAGTGAGGGAAATGAAACATCAGAATCTGTtccgaaagaaaatgatgaatcTAAAGAGAAAGTATTAGAGAAGctagaagatgaagaaatgcATGATAATTGTTCCCAAGCAGAAAGTACATGTGCAGAGAAAACGCAGCACAAATTGACTGATTTCACGCGTTCATCAGTATGCAGTAATTCTAATATAAGCAATCATTACTTTATAGATGCATCTTCTCTGAACGATGAAGtggaaattttaaatataaatgttaaagaaGATGTACAAACTGATAAAAATACAGGATCTTATATGTCTATTTCTGCTGATTTTGCACACAATTTATCAAGTACTACTGCAGATCAATTCTATAAGTTTACATGTCCACTTAAAGTAACAAATTTACAGAATGAATGTAGTAAAATTGCAGAATTTGAACCAGAAATGAAAGTAACAAAATACTTTCAACCATTTGCTGATATACCTAAGATAACGGAAGTTAACTCTACATTAATCAGCAAAGATGATGTGAATAAAGGTACAAACAAAGAGTCATTAGCTGTAGAAATTAAAGAAGCAGATAGCGGTGAAAGCACACATGCTTCACCTTGTCCTGATAATAGCtcaaatatcaataattctcaagataaaataaatgtaaacagTGATGAGAACTTACTTTTGGATATTACAAATGATGAGTCAAAGAATCCTAAAGAAAGTACTACAAATTTTACTGAAAATACACAGCAACCtttattaataagaagaaatacatTTGAACTTGATTCAAATGATAAGCTTTCTGTCTTAAGGCAAGAACATGAACGTAGACAAGGCAATCTTGTTTTTCAAAGTGCCATACCACAATATTCAGGACATCGTGTAGATAGTGATATGATTTCTAATGTGACAACAGATTCAACGGCTGTACCTATCAAtgatgtattaaataattttacttctgATATTCAAATAGCAGCTACAAATATGCAGTATCGTACAGGATATTTATCTTTCGACAGTTATGAACataacattgataaaaagatattagaaaGTAATTATCTTCTGCAAAATAGTATAACTAATTCTGATGTAATATATCCTGCAGCAGATATAACGAATGATAAAGTTGCATCATACAGCAGTTATGCAGAGGATGATAGTGCACATAAGTGTAGCAGTAGCTTACCTGTTACTGTAGGTtgtaatatagaaaatgttaAACCTGTAGATGTCATcagaaaaactaaaagaaatgaaacagcTCCCATTATTTCTGGTGGTGTCAGCACATCAGATTTTACCAAACCTATGGATAGTCCTATCGTACAACGTAAAACAGAATCCACACCTATTGTATCAGGTGGTTCTGTAATTATGAATGATACTAAAGATAGACCAACAAGAATGTCTTCTTCCATGACTGCATGGATTGTAGATATGAGTGATTGTACAAAAAATGAATCAGGATCAAGCGCAAAAGATAACTCTGTAACAAATATGTCACAAAGCTTTTCTACTTCTGAATGTGTTAAGAATTCTATAAGATCTAACAACCATGAAAAGTATAGCAGTTTAGGtttttttgtcaatttaaataatgtagaaTCTAAGGAAGAAACACTGGTTAAAGAAAAtgtggaaaacaaaaaagagccACATAAAACTGATAAAGCATATTGTGAATTCTATAttgatatatctaataaaaatgatcttccaaagaataaaaagattgtAAAAGAAGATACGAATCATAAAAATGTTGAGGAAGGTGATAAGAAGAACATATTCTCTATGTTCATTGATTTAGGTGATCCACAAAAGACGACTGAAAATGCTCAGAAAACAATGCATAAGCGaaatttatcatcattttctgATAAACGCATGGAAGCGAAAATTGACGAAGTTGCAACAAATGAAAACTCTAGTACTCTTCAAGAGGATCAagatttaaattcaataaaatctataaaagaaaaaccaagaCGAGgtgtttttatgtttattgaaTCTGATTCTCCTATAGTGAGAAGACGAACGTTGTCCTCTTCAAGATCAGTTTTGAAACGTCATTCGTGGAATATCGATAAAACGcaaagtaataatgataatggacAACCTATTACTaaggaattaataataaaaaaagaacacaaacGCGCGCATAGCTTATCAGTAGATCAAAGGGATTTGAAGAAGATCCAAACAAAACAAAGTTCTTCTAGTCATTCTCTTAGTGATGCTGCAGGAGGTGAATCCACAAATCATAAGAATTCAAACTCTTTGCAGGAAttggaaaataattctaataataatatggataCATCCACAGAAGAATGTTTGGCATATGATATAAAGGATACACCACCAAACTCTCACATAGAAATCATTGATAAGGAACTACGTGCGAGTATCAAACATCAACAATACAAGGAATTAGGTAGAGAACAGCAGTTGGGAGatgatacaaaaatatatgaggACGAATATTCAGATATGTCTGGATGGGGGAAGACGTGTACAGAAAGTACTAATGGACAAACACGTAAAAGTGAAACATTTGACATTAGCAGTGACAGTGGACCATCTCCAAATAGTGATAATCGTGATTATGAATTATCAGACTTATTAAGCAGAGATGTGGAAACAACCAATCATTCAACCAATCATAAACATCCAATCATTCCTTCGACTggcaataaaatattagaaactcataaatctttaaatgaaacaattaagaaaatagaatgtgAATTAGAAGGCCCAGAGTATGAAAAATTAGATACAACTTATAACAGTCATACATCTATATCGAAAACAGATGAAAATCTTGTTAGCCATGATGTAAAGGAGCtacaattaaataagaaaaagccAAATTCTAAATTTGTAAGACTTTCGGATTTAACCGAAACATCAGGACATTCTCATACATCTGAATATTTAATTGCCAAGGAAAATAGAGCTACATACCGTATGAGTAGTAGTATTCCAGAAACATCTTGGATCGAAAGTAAATTAGTTATGTCAAGAACAAATGATTCAGTAAGAACTCTCTCACGAGTATTTTCTTCTGTTATGAGTACTTCGCTACCGTCGAAACAAAAGTCACCGCTTGAAGATTTAACTGGTGATGGTGAGGCAGAAGGTATCATTTCTGAGAGTGACATAAGTAGCATGCAAAGCAGCATGGGACGTTCTGGAGCTG aaggAAGTAcagaagaaacagaaacatCAAGTTTGGCTGGAGGAAAACCATATAATCGATTGGGTGAAGATTTATTAAGAATGTTTTTGGAAGAGATTAATCCAGATGTTACAATTGATGTAGCTGGAAGACGAATTAGAgcacataaatgtatattaagtTCTCGTTGTCAATATTTTGCGGCGATTCTTAGTGGTGGATGGATTGAAAGTGCAGGAAATGTGATTTCTTTACAAGg ATATTCTTATAATGCAGTTCATTTTGCACTACGTCATATATATAGCGGAGAAAGCAATATACCAGATTCTATAAGCATTGTCGAATTAGCTACATTAGCTGATATGCTGTGTCTAGAGGGTCTTAAGGAAGTTATAGGTTATACCCTTAAAGTTAAATATTGTCATCTTTTTCATAAA cCTTGCCAAGTATGTGCTGTTGGAGTATTGGAGTGTATGCCATTAGCTGCAGCTTATGGGCTGGAtgaaatatatcgtaaatcTCTAAGGTGGATAACACGACATTTTGTACGAATATGGCCATGCAAAGCATTTGCAACTCTTCCAAGAGAATTGATGGAAAAGTGTTATTTACAGCATATAGTACATATG TCCACAGATAATGTACTTCAAACTATGGTAGATTGTGATAAATTGTTAGCAACTTTGCCGAATGTACGATGGGCAGAACCGGTATACAGAATGGTTTCAAACTTGTTAGAAACGTCGCTAAAATTTTTAGCAGACAATTTTGCAgctatattaaataatgaaaattttcaatcacTTGGTCGTGATTTAACATGGAATATAAGTCGTTTGGAGGATAACTTTTTATCAGCTGCAGAACATTTGCCACCTGAACAAGCATGTAAAAGTTATTCAAAGTTACATAAAATGTTGTTATCCACGCAAACAGATAACTTTCAGACAAAAATGAAATGGGGTCcgttatttattgattttttaaagaaaattcaagcTCGTGTTGAAAAATGTTTGGTTCGTGAGGCAGCGAAGGCTGCAAGATCGACAACATGGTTAAAAATGGATTTGGAGCTTCGCCGTAGAATACAAGAATTAGCATGTCTTGTTATTTTACCGCACGAAACATCAAGATGTCAATCAAGGCATTCGAACTTTATAAAG gaaTCGAAAACATCGTCAGCTTGCTCAGCAAGTCGCAATTTAGATCTAAAACGTGTGAAAATGGCTATATCGGAAcataatgataaaacaatGAAGCAAATGTCAACGACACAAACGcgaaaaattctaaataaacCTAAAAGCGATCCTGTTGAACGAAAAATGCAAGAAGATAATAAACCAAGCACCAGTGATGCACCAAGTCGACCTAAATCATGGCCCAATAAAATAGAG gTAAAATCTAGATATTTAGAACCAAGAACCAAATTTGTACCAAAAGAAAATGTGTCAGTAAGTCAAGATAAAGTGGTAATACAACGACGAAAAATCACAATCTCATCATCAGACTCATCGCGTACGTCTAGTCCTGCGACAAAACGAGTGACAGAGAAAAAGCCTATAGCAAGAGTAAAGCTGCCTGTAAAAAAAGACGTGAAAGCTCTTTCGTCTGATAGTTTGACAGAATCGAACATGACTAGAccaaacaagaagaaaaatgtgatCAGTAAAAGTTGTGGTATCACTCGTCCTGAATCACCATCCTTTAAACAGAAAAGCACAGAAATTGGATTGTCTGTAGATTCATTAGCAGAATCCAAGAACAAGACATCGgttgtaaagaaaaatgttaacaaaATGGATACATCAATGTCTACAGATAGTCTTATGACAGAAATAACTGCAAATCCTAAATCTAATGCGTTACAGAAATTATCACCAACATTAGGAAAAAGTATAAACAGAGCACAAATTTATGacagaacgaagaaaaatatattgccGATTCAGCAGAAGAATCCATTAACGGTAACACGTAGGCCACCAAGATCATTAGAGAACTCAACCGCGGCCAGTAGAAGCAGAGCGGCAGCTATAAGTGCTTATCACGGTTCACCTAACCTACGTAGAAATCTTTTAGATGCTGCGAAGACACCAGATATTTCAAGTAAATCAGTAAATAATGTTGCTTGTCGGACAACGAACGCACGACAAGTTTTACAATCGACCACTATGGTTAATTCTATTgttaaaagggaaaagaaagataatagtGCTAATCAGCAAGGATCCGATAACTCTAGCAGAAAATCTTCCCCCAAATCTGGCACTAACAGACCAAATAAGCCGGCCCTCGCTAATAAAAAGTCATCTTCCAAGGTCAACGATGAAAAGATCAAAACAAAGTGCCATACAGAAGAGACTCCCAAACAACTTACAGTGGGTTCTAGATCAGGCACGTTTCTTAAAGATGAGCCtacaatacttaaaaaaacaGACATTAAGTCATCTCAGATAAGTACTTAA